The Pongo abelii isolate AG06213 chromosome 11, NHGRI_mPonAbe1-v2.0_pri, whole genome shotgun sequence genome includes a window with the following:
- the LOC129058034 gene encoding dynein axonemal heavy chain 11-like yields the protein MNVPEEMHQEIPSRVQSVTINAHKYQSYLKKYSYLWMDDKIEFMKQFLLHERFLSAEELELHADYECQNSTLQLAHFTEQINVRMSE from the exons ATGAATGTGCCAGAGGAAATGCACCAGGAAATCCCGAGCAGGGTGCAATCAGTCACCATTAATGCTCACAAGTATCAAAGCTACTTGAAGAAATACAGCTACTTATGGATGGATGATAAAATTGAATTCATGAAGCAGTTCCTTCTCCATGAGCGATTTCTTAGTGCTGAAGAACTAGAATTGCATGCAGACTATGAGTGTCAGAACTCCACACTGCAGTTAGCACACTTTACAGAACAG ATTAATGTGAGGATGTCTGAATGA